Sequence from the Qipengyuania gaetbuli genome:
CACAAGCGCCGCGTTTCGGCGCTTGGCCCGGGCGGCCTCACGCGTGAGCGCGCCGGCTTCGAAGTCCGCGACGTCCACCCGACGCACTATGGCCGCATCTGCCCGATCGAAACGCCGGAAGGCCCGAACATCGGTCTGATCAACTCGCTCTCGACCTTCGCGCGCGTCAACAAGTACGGCTTTATCGAGACGCCGTACCGCGTGGTGAAGGACAACAAGGTCACCGACGAGGTGATCTACCTGTCCGCCATGGAAGAGCAGAAGCACACCGTCGCACAGGCTTCGGCCGAACTCGACGCGAACGGCGGCTTCGTGGAAGAGCTCGTTTCGGCCCGCCAGGCCGGCGACAACCTGATGGCCCCGCGTGAAACCATCACGCTGATGGACGTCAGCCCCAAGCAGCTCGTCTCGGTCGGTGCATCGCTCATTCCGTTCCTGGAAAACGACGACGCCAACCGCGCCCTGATGGGCGCCAACATGCAGCGCCAAGCCGTTCCGCTCGTGAAGGCGGAAGCGCCCTGGGTCGGCACCGGCATGGAAGAAACCGTCGCCCGCGATTCCGGCGCGGCCATCACCGCCAAGCGCGGCGGCGTGGTCGACCAGGTGGACGCGACGCGTATCGTGATCCGTGCGATCGGCGATGTCGAACCCGGCCAGTCGGGCGTGGACATCTACACGCTGCAGAAGTTCCAGCGTTCGAACCAGAACACCTGCATCAACCAGCGTCCGCTGGTGAAGGTCGGTGAGACGGTCGAAGCCGGCGACGTGATCGCCGACGGTCCTTCGACCGACCTCGGCGAACTGGCACTGGGCCGCAACAGCCTCGTCGCCTTCATGCCCTGGAACGGCTACAACTACGAGGACTCCATCCTCATCTCCGAGCGTATCGTGAAGGACGACGTCTTCACCTCGATCCACATCGAGGAATTCGAAGTCATGGCTCGCGACACCAAGCTCGGGCCGGAAGACATCACCCGCGACATCCCGAACGTCGGCGAGGAAGCGCTGCGCAACCTCGACGAGGCGGGCATCGTCTACATCGGTGCCGAAGTGCACCCGGGCGATATCCTGTGCGGCAAGATCACGCCGAAGGGCGAAAGCCCGATGACGCCGGAAGAAAAGCTCCTGCGCGCCATCTTCGGCGAAAAGGCCAGCGACGTGCGCGACACCTCGCTCCGCCTGCCGCCGGGCGTTGCCGGTACAGTCGTGGAAGTCCGCGTCTTCAACCGTCACGGTATCGAGATCGACGACCGTACCCGCGCGATCCAGAACGAGGAAATCGAGCGCCTGCGCAAGGACGCGCAGGACGAGCGCGCGATCCTCAACCGTGCGACCTACAACCGCCTGCGCGACATGCTGCTCGGCCAGACCGCTTCGGCCGCCCCCAAGGGCGTCAAGAAGGGTTCGGAAATCACCGAGGAACTGCTGGAAAGCGTGGACCGCCACGAATGGTTCAAGTTCGCGGTCGCCGACGACAACCGCCAGGCCCAGCTCGAAGCGGTGAAGTCGCAGTACGACGAGAGCGTCAAGTTCATCGACGAGAAGTTCGAGGACCGTAAGGAAAAGCTCGAACGCGGCGACGAACTCGCTCCGGGCGTGCTGAAGATGGTCAAGGTCTTCGTTGCCGTGAAGCGCAAGCTTCAGCCGGGCGACAAGATGGCCGGCCGTCACGGTAACAAGGGTGTGATTTCGCGCATCCTGCCGGTCGAGGACATGCCGTTCCTCGAAGACGGTACGCCGGTCGACATCGTGCTGAACCCGCTGGGCGTGCCTTCGCGCATGAACGTCGGACAGATCTTCGAAACGCACCTCGGCATGGCGGCCCGCAACCTGGGCATGCAGATCGGCCAGCAGCTCGACGAATGGAAGGCTGCCAACCCGAATGCAGAGGAAGATTACGCCAAGGCCAAGCCGCCTGCAGCCGTGATCGACCGCCTCAAGGAGGTCTACGGCGAACAGTATGTCGAGGCGATCGACAGCCGTTCGACCGAAGAGATCGTCGAGCTGGCAAGCAACCTGCGCTACGGCGTCCCGATGGGCACTCCGGTGTTCGACGGCGCCCGCGAAGGCGACGTGACCGTGGAGCTGGAAAAGGCCGGCCTCGATGCGGACGGCCAGTCCGTCCTCTACGACGGCCGCACCGGCGAAGCGTTCGACCGCAAGGTGACCGTGGGCATCATCTACATGCTCAAGCTGCACCACCTGGTCGACGACAAGATCCACGCACGTTCGATCGGCCCCTACAGCCTCGTCACCCAGCAGCCGCTGGGCGGTAAGGCGCAGTTCGGCGGCCAGCGCTTCGGGGAAATGGAGGTCTGGGCACTCCAGGCCTACGGTGCAGCCTACACGCTGCAGGAAATCCTCACCGTGAAGTCGGACGACGTGATCGGCCGTACCAAGGTCTACGAAGCCATCGTCAAGGGCGACGATACCTTCGAGGCCGGCATTCCCGAGAGCTTCAACGTGCTCGTCAAGGAAATGCGCAGCCTGGGTCTCAACGTCGAACTCAAGTCGCTTACCGACGACGAAGACGACGACGGCCTCGCGATCGCGGCGGAATAGGGGGGCGTTTCGCTCCCCACCGCTTCCGCCCGAAAGAATTAACCCGACAGGGATTTAAGTCATGAACGAACTGACCAAATTCACCAACCAGCTCGCGAAGCCCGAGACTTTCGACGAGATCCAGATCGGCATCGCCAGCCCCGAGCGCATCCGCTCGTGGTCCTTCGGCGAGATCAAGAAGCCTGAAACGATCAACTACCGTACGTTCAAGCCCGAACGTGACGGCCTGTTCTGCGCGCGCATCTTCGGTCCGGTGAAGGACTACGAATGCCTTTGCGGCAAGTACAAGCGCATGAAGTACAAGGGCGTCGTCTGCGAAAAGTGCGGCGTCGAAGTGACCGTGACCAAGGTCCGCCGCGAGCGCATGGGCCACATCGAACTGGCCGCGCCGGTCGCGCACATCTGGTTCCTGAAGTCGCTGCCTTCGCGCATCGGCCTGCTGCTCGACATGCAGCTCAAGCAGCTCGAGCGCGTGCTGTATTTCGAAAGCTACATCGTCGTCGAACCGGGTCTCACCCCGCTGGACAAGTTCCAGCTGCTGACCGAAGACGAACTGCTCGAAGCGCAGGACGAGTACGGTGAAGACGCCTTCTCGGCCAGCATCGGCGCAGAAGCCGTCAAGATGATGCTGATGGACCTCGATCTCGAACAGGAGAAAGAGGACCTGCTGGAAGAGCTCGCGACCACCAAGTCGAAGCTCAAGCCCGCCAAGATCATCAAGCGTCTGAAGGTCGTCGAAAGCTTCATCGAATCGGGCAACCGTCCCGAGTGGATGATCCTCGAAGTCGTGCCGGTCATTCCGCCGGAACTGCGCCCGCTCGTCCCGCTGGACGGTGGCCGCTTCGCGACGTCGGACCTCAACGACCTCTACCGCCGCGTGATCAACCGTAACAACCGCCTGAAGCGCCTCATGGAGCTGCGCGCGCCGGACATCATCGTCCGCAACGAAAAGCGCATGCTGCAGGAAGCCGTCGACGCGCTGTTCGACAACGGCCGCCGCGGCCGCGTCATCACCGGCGCGAACAAGCGTCCGCTCAAGTCGCTCTCCGACATGCTCAAGGGCAAGCAGGGCCGCTTCCGCCAGAACCTTCTGGGTAAGCGCGTCGACTATTCGGGCCGTTCGGTCATCGTGACCGGCCCGGAACTCAAGCTGCACCAGTGCGGCCTGCCCAAGAAGATGGCGCTCGAGCTGTTCAAGCCGTTCATCTACGCCCGTCTCGACGCCAAGGGTCTCTCGATGACCCTCAAGCAGGCGAAGAAGTGGGTCGAGAAGGAACGCAAGGAAGTCTGGGACATCCTGGATGAAGTCATCCGCGAACACCCGGTCCTCCTGAACCGCGCACCGACGCTCCACCGTCTCGGCATCCAGGCTTTCGAGCCCGTGCTGATCGAGGGCAAGGCAATCCAGCTCCACCCGCTGGTCTGCGCCGCGTTCAACGCCGACTTCGACGGCGACCAGATGGCCGTGCACGTCCCGCTGAGCCTCGAGGCCCAGCTGGAAGCGCGCGTCCTGATGATGTCGACCAACAACATCCTCTCGCCCGCCAACGGCAAGCCGATCATCGTGCCTTCGCAGGACATGGTGCTGGGTCTCTACTACCTGTCGATGGAACGTCAGGAGAAGAAGCCCGAGTTCACCGAAGACAGCGACGGCAACAAGGTCGAGAAGCTGCCCCTGTTCTCGGACATGGCGGAAGTGCACCAGGCGCTGGAAATCAAGTCGGTCACGCTGCACTCGAAGATCATGGCCCGCGTTCCCCAGGCGGACGAGGACGGCAACGTTTCGATGAAGCGTTTCGTCACCACTCCGGGCCGCATGCTGATCGGCGAATGCCTGCCGAAGAACCACAAGGTTCCCTTCGACATCGTCAACCGCCTGCTGACGAAGAAGGACATCGCCGACGTGATCGACGAGGTCTACCGTCACACCGGCCAGAAGGACACCGTGCTGTTCGCCGACGCCATCATGGCGCTGGGCTTCCGCCACGCGTTCAAGGCCGGCATCTCCTTCGGCAAGGACGACATGATCATCCCCGATGCCAAGGTTGAACTGGTCGAAGCGACCAAGGCGCTGGTTGCCGATTACGAGCAGCAGTACCAGGACGGTCTCATCACCCAGCAGGAAAAGTACAACAAGGTCATCGACGCCTGGAGCCAGTGCGGCGACAAGGTGGCCGATGCCATGATGGAAGAGATCAAGTCGCAGCCGATCGACAAGGACGGCAAGGAAGCGCAGATCAACTCGATCTACATGATGAGCCACTCCGGCGCCCGTGGTAGCCCGGCCCAGATGAAGCAGCTGGCCGGCATGCGCGGCCTGATGGCCAAGCCGTCGGGCGAGATCATCGAGAACCCGATTATCTCGAACTTCAAGGAAGGCCTGAACGTCCTCGAGTACTTCAACTCGACCCACGGCGCCCGTAAGGGTCTCGCGGATACGGCGCTCAAGACGGCGAACTCGGGTTACCTGACCCGCCGTCTGGTCGACGTGTCGCAGGACTGCGTGATCGTCGAAGAGGACTGCAAGACCGACAACGCGCTCGAAATGCGTGCCATCGTCCAGGGCGGTAGCGTGATCGCATCGATCGGCGAACGTATCCTCGGCCGTACGCTGGCCGAAGACATCGTCAACGCATCGACCGACGAAGTCATCGCCAAGGCCGGCACGCTGGTCGACGAACCGCTGGTGAAGGCGATCGAGGAGGCCGAAACGCAGGTCGCCAAGATCCGTTCGCCGCTGGTCTGCGAAGCCAAGCAGGGCGTTTGCGCGACCTGCTACGGCCGTGACCTTGCCCGCGGTACGCCGGTCAACATCGGTGAAGCTGTCGGCGTCATCGCCGCCCAGTCGATCGGTGAGCCGGGCACCCAGCTGACCATGCGTACCTTCCACATCGGCGGTGCCGCACAGCTCAACGAAACCTCGCACCTCGAAGCGGTGTCGGACGGTAAGGTCGTCTATCGCGACATGCCGACCATCACCGACAAGAAGGGTCGCATCCTGTCGCTCGCCCGCAACGGCGAACTGGCCGTGATCGACGCCGAAGGCCGCGAGCGCGAAATCCATAAGGTGCCCTACGGTACCGTGCTGATGCACAAGGATGGCGCGAAGGTGAAGGAAGGCGATCGCCTGGCGGAATGGGATCCGTTCTCGCTGCCGATCATCACCGAAACCTCGGGTGTGGTGAAGTTCCAGGACCTCATCGACGGTACCTCGATGGAAGAACGCGTCGACGATGCCACCGGTATCGCCCAGCGCGTCGTCACCGAGATCCGCACCAGCGGCCGTGCGAAGAAGGAAGACCTGCGTCCGCGGCTGACCCTCTTCAACGAAGCCGGCGACGAGAACGAAGCCGCGCGCTACATGCTGGCGCCCGGTACCGCGCTCTCGGTCGAGGACGGTGCGCAGGTGCAGGCCGGTGACATTCTCGCCCGTGCCTCGCGCGAAGCCGCCAAGACCCGCGACATCACCGGTGGTCTGCCGCGCGTCGCCGAACTGTTCGAGGCCCGCGTGCCGAAGGACAATGCGATCATCGCCAAGATTTCCGGCAAGATCGAATTCGTCCGCGAATACAAGGCCAAGCGCAAGATCGCGATCGTGCCCGAGGAAGGTGATGCGGTTGAATACCTCATCCCCAAGACCAAGGTCATCGACGTCCAGGAAGGCGACTTCGTCAAGAAGGGCGACACGCTGATCTCGGGCTCGCCGAACCCGCACGACATCCTCGATGTCCTCGGGGTCGAGGCGCTGGCCGAGTACCTCGTGAACGAGATCCAGGAAGTCTATCGACTCCAGGGCGTGAAGATCAACGACAAGCACATCGAGGTGATCGTTCGCCAGATGCTGCAGAAGGTCGAGATCACCGATGGCGGCGACACCACGCTGCTGCCGGGCGAACAGGTCGACCTCGAGGAACTCAACGAGACCAACGCCAAGCTGCCGAAGAACAAGGAACCCGCACAGGGCACCCCGATCCTCCTCGGCATCACCAAGGCCTCGCTGCAGACCCGCTCGTTCATCTCTGCCGCCTCGTTCCAGGAAACGACCCGCGTGCTCACGCAGGCCGCTGTCGAGGGCAAGAAGGACACGCTGATCGGCCTGAAGGAAAACGTGATCGTCGGCCGTCTCATCCCCGCCGGTACCGGCGCGGGCATGAACCGGATGCGCGTCACTGCCTCCAGCCGCGATGCCGCCCTGCGCGCCTCGTGGAAGAAGGCCCAGGAAGCGATCATCGCTGCCAATACCGCAGAAGAAGAGCACGCGGCGGAACTGGCCCAGGGCCCCGAAGCTGCGATCGGCGACGATCCGCTGGCGGTGATGGAAGGTGAAACCCACGGCACCGATGCCGATGCGGGCGATTACCTCAACGAAGAGGCGAAGGACGGCGAATAAGCCCCCGTTCATCGCAACAAATTGAAAAGGCCCCGGAAGTCATCGCTTCCGGGGCCTTTTTCTATCCGCGCTCCGGACAGTTTGGGGAGTGTCCGATGCGAGTAGCTGTCGTCCTTGCCACCCTAGGCCTCCTGGCCTGTTCGCCCGCACCCGAAGATGCCCCGGCCAGCGCTGCGCCTGCCCTCGACGGCGATTATGTCGTCACCTTCGTCAATGAAGAAACGCCGCTGATCGGCATCGAAGGGTACGAGCCGACGATCACCTTTTCGGGCAACCGCATCCATTTCCAGTCGCAGTGTATCTACGACGACTGGTCCTTCGACCGCGCGGGCGAGGGTATCGAGACCGGCGAATGGGATTATGCCGAACCGCCCGCCATGTGCGCGCGCAGTTACGCGCCGGGCGAGGAGGCGATCATCGCCGCTATCGACAAGGCGACAACCATCACGGCTGTGCGGGGCGGGCTCTGGCTGTCGGGGCCAGGCGGGACGGTGCAACTCGAAAGCATTCCCGACCCCGCACAGGTCGCCGCACGTGCGGTGGACCTCCGCGGATCTTGGGACCTCGTCAGCCTCGACGGCAAGTCCCTCGCGGAGCCGATCCCGCTGGAGGCGAATTTCGATCAGGTCTGGTGGGAACCCGGCTGCGCCGGCCAGTCGGTCGGTTATACGATCGATGGCGCGCGGTTCGACCTCATGGACCACAAACCTCCGGAGATGGTCTGCGACATCGGTTTCCCCGAGGAATTGCCCGCGCTCTGGCAGGCGATGGACATGGCCGACACCGTGCGCGCGGACGGGAAAAACCGCGTCATCCTGTCGGGCAAGGGACACGAGGTAGTGTTGCAGCGGCGCTGACAACCGGGCGGACAATCCCCCGATCCGGAGCAGAAAGCTATACAGCGGACCGGGAATTCGGTTACACTTGAGCAGGATGCGCGCGATCCTGCGCACAACCGGGGGCCGCATGGGAAGACCGAGCGCGAAAAGCGAAGAGGTGCGCCGCCTGCTGTTGGTGCGGCGCCTGCGGGCCGTAACCGCGGGCAATACGCTTGCGACCCTTTCGGCCATCGCTTCCATTTTCGTGCTCGTCATCGCTTTCGACGAAGCCAAGTTGGAGGTGCCGATCCTGACCTGGGCGGGCGTGGCCATCGGCCTGTTCTGCCTCAGGGCGTTCTATTTCGCCTCGCTCGATCCCGAGATCGGCGATTCTGCCTCGTTGCGCCGCGATTACCGTCGCGTGACCGCGGCGATGATGGCGTCCAGCGTGGTCTGGGCGGTCGGTTTCGTGCTCCTTGCCCTGATTGCACAGGGGCTGGAAATCGCGACGCTGGCGGTCGTCGGTACCGCGATGATGGTCGGCGTGCTGCTCATCCACCGCGCGGCACCGCAGGCCGGCTATGTCCATATCCTCATGCTGCTGGGCGGGCTGCTGGCCGCGGCCTGGCTCGCCATCGGCATCGAAGCGGCGCCCGTGGCGGCTTTGCTGCTGGTCTACGGCCTGACCCTGTGGCGGGCGGTCGGACGCATGGATGCCGCTTTCGAGGCGGCAGTTGTCGGCGATATCGAACGCGAGGATGCAGCCGCGACCGTCGCCATGCTGCTCGACGACTACGAAGAACAGTCGACCGACTCGCTGTGGATCGTCGATGGCGATGCGCGCCTTCGCGAAGTGAGCGAACGCTTCGCCAAGGTCCTGGGCCTTGACGGGGAGGCCCTCGAGGGAATGTCGCTGCTCGATCTCGTGGAGCCGGGGGAAGAGCGGGAGAGCCTGTCGCGCTACCTCGTCGAACAGCGCGCATTCCGCGACCTGCCCGTGACCATTGCGGTCGAGGGCGAACGCCGCTTCTGGCAATTGTCGGGCCGCCCGCGAATGGACGGCACGATGAGCGGGATAGCCCGCGACGTCACGGCAGCGCGGCTGATCGAACAGCGCGTCACTTTCATGGCGCATTACGACAATCTCACGAACCTCGCGAACCGCTACCTTTTCAACGAGCGGTTGCGCGAACTGCTGGGAGACAATCGGTCGCGCGGGGCGAACATCGCGCTATTCTATCTCGACCTCGATGATTTCAAGGCGATCAACGACACGCGCGGCCACCTTGTCGGCGATCGCCTGCTGCGCGAGGTCGGCGAGAGGCTTGCCGGCGAAGTCCGCCAGCAGGATCTCGTCGCCCGGCTCGGCGGGGACGAATTTGCCGTGCTGCTCGAAACGCGTGCAGGTGACGGCCTGCTGATCGAACGGGCGCACCGCTTCCTGTCGGTCGTGCGTGCGCCCTACGAGATCGACGGGCAGAGCTACCGCGTCTCCACCAGCGTGGGCGTGGCGCGCTGTCTCGAAGGCGATTGCGACGCCGAGGAACTGATGCGCCGCGCGGACCTTGCGCTGTATGCGGCCAAGAACAAGGGGCGCGACAATCTGGCCCTGTTCGAGCCGCGTCTCGACCAGGAAGCGCGCGAGCGGCGCGATATC
This genomic interval carries:
- the rpoB gene encoding DNA-directed RNA polymerase subunit beta, with the protein product MATKAKAPRNTSSGTAKRRIRKIFGDIHEVVDMPNLIEVQRESYEQFLRSNKQIDYVSGLEKTLRSVFPIRDFAGTAELDFVHYELEAPKYDIVECRQRGITYAAPMKVTLRLIVFEVDQETETRSVLDIKEQDVYMGDMPLMTDNGTFVINGTERVIVSQMHRSPGVLFDHDRGKTHSSGKLLFAARIIPYRGSWLDFEFDAKDVVNVRIDRKRKLPVTALLYALGLDAEDILAHFYDTVTWKRAKDGWEIPFVAENWRGRKPAFPLVDAKTGEEVFPAGQKISPRAANKAAKDGLETLLLPTEEIFGRYASADMIDESTGRIYIEAGDEVSAENLEALDNAGVDSLVLLDIDHINTGPWIRNTMKVDKAENRDEGLEAIYKVMRPGEPPTKETAEALFEGLFFDAERYDLSAVGRVKLNMRLDLDAEDTVTTLRKEDILAVVKELVDLKDGKGEVDDIDNLGNRRVRSVGELLENQYRVGLLRMERAVKERMSSVDVSTVMPNDLINAKPAVAAVREFFGSSQLSQFMDQTNPLSEVTHKRRVSALGPGGLTRERAGFEVRDVHPTHYGRICPIETPEGPNIGLINSLSTFARVNKYGFIETPYRVVKDNKVTDEVIYLSAMEEQKHTVAQASAELDANGGFVEELVSARQAGDNLMAPRETITLMDVSPKQLVSVGASLIPFLENDDANRALMGANMQRQAVPLVKAEAPWVGTGMEETVARDSGAAITAKRGGVVDQVDATRIVIRAIGDVEPGQSGVDIYTLQKFQRSNQNTCINQRPLVKVGETVEAGDVIADGPSTDLGELALGRNSLVAFMPWNGYNYEDSILISERIVKDDVFTSIHIEEFEVMARDTKLGPEDITRDIPNVGEEALRNLDEAGIVYIGAEVHPGDILCGKITPKGESPMTPEEKLLRAIFGEKASDVRDTSLRLPPGVAGTVVEVRVFNRHGIEIDDRTRAIQNEEIERLRKDAQDERAILNRATYNRLRDMLLGQTASAAPKGVKKGSEITEELLESVDRHEWFKFAVADDNRQAQLEAVKSQYDESVKFIDEKFEDRKEKLERGDELAPGVLKMVKVFVAVKRKLQPGDKMAGRHGNKGVISRILPVEDMPFLEDGTPVDIVLNPLGVPSRMNVGQIFETHLGMAARNLGMQIGQQLDEWKAANPNAEEDYAKAKPPAAVIDRLKEVYGEQYVEAIDSRSTEEIVELASNLRYGVPMGTPVFDGAREGDVTVELEKAGLDADGQSVLYDGRTGEAFDRKVTVGIIYMLKLHHLVDDKIHARSIGPYSLVTQQPLGGKAQFGGQRFGEMEVWALQAYGAAYTLQEILTVKSDDVIGRTKVYEAIVKGDDTFEAGIPESFNVLVKEMRSLGLNVELKSLTDDEDDDGLAIAAE
- the rpoC gene encoding DNA-directed RNA polymerase subunit beta', with the translated sequence MNELTKFTNQLAKPETFDEIQIGIASPERIRSWSFGEIKKPETINYRTFKPERDGLFCARIFGPVKDYECLCGKYKRMKYKGVVCEKCGVEVTVTKVRRERMGHIELAAPVAHIWFLKSLPSRIGLLLDMQLKQLERVLYFESYIVVEPGLTPLDKFQLLTEDELLEAQDEYGEDAFSASIGAEAVKMMLMDLDLEQEKEDLLEELATTKSKLKPAKIIKRLKVVESFIESGNRPEWMILEVVPVIPPELRPLVPLDGGRFATSDLNDLYRRVINRNNRLKRLMELRAPDIIVRNEKRMLQEAVDALFDNGRRGRVITGANKRPLKSLSDMLKGKQGRFRQNLLGKRVDYSGRSVIVTGPELKLHQCGLPKKMALELFKPFIYARLDAKGLSMTLKQAKKWVEKERKEVWDILDEVIREHPVLLNRAPTLHRLGIQAFEPVLIEGKAIQLHPLVCAAFNADFDGDQMAVHVPLSLEAQLEARVLMMSTNNILSPANGKPIIVPSQDMVLGLYYLSMERQEKKPEFTEDSDGNKVEKLPLFSDMAEVHQALEIKSVTLHSKIMARVPQADEDGNVSMKRFVTTPGRMLIGECLPKNHKVPFDIVNRLLTKKDIADVIDEVYRHTGQKDTVLFADAIMALGFRHAFKAGISFGKDDMIIPDAKVELVEATKALVADYEQQYQDGLITQQEKYNKVIDAWSQCGDKVADAMMEEIKSQPIDKDGKEAQINSIYMMSHSGARGSPAQMKQLAGMRGLMAKPSGEIIENPIISNFKEGLNVLEYFNSTHGARKGLADTALKTANSGYLTRRLVDVSQDCVIVEEDCKTDNALEMRAIVQGGSVIASIGERILGRTLAEDIVNASTDEVIAKAGTLVDEPLVKAIEEAETQVAKIRSPLVCEAKQGVCATCYGRDLARGTPVNIGEAVGVIAAQSIGEPGTQLTMRTFHIGGAAQLNETSHLEAVSDGKVVYRDMPTITDKKGRILSLARNGELAVIDAEGREREIHKVPYGTVLMHKDGAKVKEGDRLAEWDPFSLPIITETSGVVKFQDLIDGTSMEERVDDATGIAQRVVTEIRTSGRAKKEDLRPRLTLFNEAGDENEAARYMLAPGTALSVEDGAQVQAGDILARASREAAKTRDITGGLPRVAELFEARVPKDNAIIAKISGKIEFVREYKAKRKIAIVPEEGDAVEYLIPKTKVIDVQEGDFVKKGDTLISGSPNPHDILDVLGVEALAEYLVNEIQEVYRLQGVKINDKHIEVIVRQMLQKVEITDGGDTTLLPGEQVDLEELNETNAKLPKNKEPAQGTPILLGITKASLQTRSFISAASFQETTRVLTQAAVEGKKDTLIGLKENVIVGRLIPAGTGAGMNRMRVTASSRDAALRASWKKAQEAIIAANTAEEEHAAELAQGPEAAIGDDPLAVMEGETHGTDADAGDYLNEEAKDGE
- a CDS encoding putative bifunctional diguanylate cyclase/phosphodiesterase produces the protein MGRPSAKSEEVRRLLLVRRLRAVTAGNTLATLSAIASIFVLVIAFDEAKLEVPILTWAGVAIGLFCLRAFYFASLDPEIGDSASLRRDYRRVTAAMMASSVVWAVGFVLLALIAQGLEIATLAVVGTAMMVGVLLIHRAAPQAGYVHILMLLGGLLAAAWLAIGIEAAPVAALLLVYGLTLWRAVGRMDAAFEAAVVGDIEREDAAATVAMLLDDYEEQSTDSLWIVDGDARLREVSERFAKVLGLDGEALEGMSLLDLVEPGEERESLSRYLVEQRAFRDLPVTIAVEGERRFWQLSGRPRMDGTMSGIARDVTAARLIEQRVTFMAHYDNLTNLANRYLFNERLRELLGDNRSRGANIALFYLDLDDFKAINDTRGHLVGDRLLREVGERLAGEVRQQDLVARLGGDEFAVLLETRAGDGLLIERAHRFLSVVRAPYEIDGQSYRVSTSVGVARCLEGDCDAEELMRRADLALYAAKNKGRDNLALFEPRLDQEARERRDIEADLREALARDQMRLHFQPIIELDTGQTTGYEALLRWYHPTRGVLGPADFLPVAEDTGLITSIGEWVIRRALEETVGWDGDFRIAINLSTTQVADAKLVAAVSQALRATDFPPERVELEITEHVLMDTSDANRETLLALRELGVRIALDDFGTGYSSLAYLRRFPFNRIKIDRAFVRDVTHDLGSQAIISTITRLAEAMDMETTAEGIEDRAQLDLLRKLGVKEAQGFLICKPMLAETLAQEDPEHGAKIGPPVDKAVIDYRAARKAALKRRGGQAA